The Candidatus Nanosynbacter sp. HMT-352 region ATTGTCCAAAAAAAGAACTCTCTGATTAACAGAGAGTTTCTATAGTAATATTATAGCACGACAGAACTTAAGATGGCCTTGTTTTTTGCCCATGGCGACTCCTAGCTAAGTTTGTCTGGTTTTATTAAAACACAAAAAGCCAAAGAATACGATAACTATTTTCCCAAATGTCGCTTTGCCTTAATCGTCACTCGACGACCACGCGGTGTACGCTCAATAAATCCAATTTGTAGCAGATATGGTTCATAAAAATCCTCAATTGTTGTCGCCTCGTCACCAGTCAACGCCGCAATTGTTGTTAAGCCAACAGGGTTATCGCCATAATTTTCCAGAATCGACTGCAATAAATTACGATCAGCCGGATCCAAACCCAACTCATCCACTTCCAGCATTTCCAAAGCGCTGGTTGTAGTTTTTACATCAATTATTCCGTCGCCATTAACGTCGGCGTAGTCACGAACTCGCTTAAGAAGTCTATTGGCAATACGTGGCGTCAAGCGCGCTCGCGTTGACAATAAATCCGCCGCTTCACTTCGAATTGACGACTCCAAAATCTTCGCACTACGCGTCACAATTTTCGCAATATCCTCTGGCGTGTAAAATTCCAAGCGGTAAATATGCCCAAACCTATCACGCAAAGGCGCCGCCAAACTTCCGGTTCGTGTCGTCGCACCAATCACCGTAAATCGCGGCAAATCCAATCGAATTGATCGCGCTGCCGGACCTTTTCCAATCACAATATCCAGCTTAAAATCTTCCATTGCGGAGTACAAGATTTCCTCCACTGATCGCCCTAACCGATGAATCTCATCGATAAACAGAATATCGCCGTCCGACAAATTAGTCAGAATCGACGCCAAGTCGCCCGCTTTTTCAATAGCCGGACCACTAGTAATCCGCAGATTCGTGCCCATTTCATTAGCAATCACCGTCGCCATAGTTGTTTTACCAAGCCCCGGCGGACCATATAATAATACGTGATCCAACGGCTCGCCGCGCTTTTTAGCAGCATCAATCGCCAAGCGCAAATTACGTTTTAATCTTTCCTGACCAACATACTCAGCAAAGCTCTGCGGACGCAGACTCACCTCAATTCGCTGCTCTTCAGAATCATCATCATGCGAACTTGTATCAACTATTCTTTCAATTGCCATACACTAATTATATCATTTGTAGTACAATAGGGGTGTCTACATCTAGAACCAGGCGTTTTGAGCGCATTGTTTACGTGCATAATGGGCAGCCGTTATCGAGCGTAAACTTGCGTTCTAGGTGTAGACAGCCAAATTTAACGGCTGTCCTTTTTGTTGGGCGGCACATCTCATAGGAGGGGATGATGAACACAAGCGAGAAAAAACCAATTTTTAAGAAGGTGTGGTTTTGGGTAATTATTGTTATTATTGTGATTGGAGTATCCAGCGCATCGCAACAGAACAAAGCCACTGTCGTCAATACAAACAATAATAACGCTACTTCGGAAAATAAACCAACCGAAAAAACTACTTTCAAAGTTGGTGAAACTATCGCTTTCGACGGCAAGGAGGTGACCGTTAAATCAATTGATCGCAATTGGGATTCTGGTAACCAGTTCATTAAAGCCAGTGACGGCAAAGAATATGTTAAAGCAAATGTTTCAATCGTCAACAAATCAGATAGCGAACTATCATTTAATACGTTCGACTGGAAAATAGAAGATGCGAATGGCGCTATTGAAGGGCCAAGCGGCACAGCCTTCACCGCAAGCGACAACCTAGGGTCTGGCGACCTAGCAGTCAACGGCAAAAAAGAAGGTTCTGTTATTTTTGAGGTTGCAAAAGATTCAAAAATTAAAATTCACTACCAGCCTTCATTTTGGTCAAATAAAAAAATTATTATTGAGCCGTAAGAAAACTAATTATCATTACGAGGACGCTATTGCTTTTAGCGTCCTTTTTATTTCTTCAGCGCCTCAGTTACTCGCTGAGATGTCGGCAAATTGACATCGACATTTTCAAGCGCCTTAGTGGCATCCGCTAATGTATAGCCCAAAGCCATCAATGCCTCCAAGGCCTCATCAGAAGTGTTTAATTCAGTCTGTAGCGGGGTTTCCGTTCGTCCGTAATGAGTCGGTAAACCAACTTTATCGCTCAAATCGACCACCACTCGCTCGGCAGTTTTTTTGCCGACGCCAGTAGCCTTTTGTACAAAGCCGCTGTCAGCGTTAGCAATAGCGTTGCGCACTTGCTCGGCATCACCCAAGCTCAAAATAGACAGCGCAGCCTTCGGACCAACCCCCTGAACCGTGATTAGCATTTCAAATAACTTTTTCGCCGCCAAACTCGAAAACCCAAACAATTCCTCAGACTGTTCGCGCACGTGATGATAAGTGTAAAATTTCACTTCTTGATCTAATATCACTGCGTCAAAATCATTAGTCGCCACGCTAACTTCATATCCAACACCATGAACATCAATGACTAACGAGCCGTTAAACTTCTCAGCAACTTTTCCAAAAACATGTGCAATCATATTTCAATTATACCCGATTCATCGCCGCGTGTGTAATTGCTGCAGCCAAAGCGTCCGCGCAGTCATCCGGCTTCGGAACATCTTTCAAACCCAAATTAAGACGCACCATTTCCTGGACCTGCTTTTTATCAGCCTTGCCATATCCGGTCAAAGTTTGTTTTATTTGCAGTGGCGTATATTCAGCAATCGGCATTCCAGCTTTTCGCCCAGTCAACATCGCCACACCGCGCGCCTCCGCCACAGAAATCGCCGTCGTAACATTACGCGCAAAAAATAGCTTTTCAATCGACATGACATCAGGATTTGTTTCGGCAATAATCTCTGTCAGGCTATCGAAAATATCTTCAAGCCTTTCATCAATTGGCGTATGTGCCGGCGTCGTCACAACTCCCGCCGTGACCATCTTGAACTTGCCACGAGAAAAATCAATCACACCAAACCCCAAAATCCCCGTTCCCGGGTCAATCCCGATAATTCTCATATCTTTATTATAGCAATTATTTGCCGTTAGCGGATTTAATGCTTTCGCGGATTTTTCGTACAAATTGCGAAATTTCCCATCGCCATTGCCATACGCCATAACCGACGACCAGTAAACTCACGCCACCAAACACCCACCAACCCCAAGTAGCGCCAGCGACCTGCTTAACTTCAGTAGCCGCCGAGCCAACAGTTGGCATATTTGCAGATTTTATCTTTCGACATCGCTTAGTTTGCGGATTACGCTCAAATCCTTCTGGACATTCTTTTGCTATATCGTCAGTGGAGGCAATTTTCTTACATCGACCCGTAGCCGAATTGCGGAATTGACCCTCCGGGCAAGGCTTCAAGGTTTTTGCCGCAACCGATGCGATAGATCGACATCTGCCAGTTTCTTCACTACGATAATAGCCATCTTTACAAGGCGTAATAGTTTTTGCCGCTTCAATTTTTCGACAACGGAGAGTTTCTGGATGACGATATTGACCAACAGGACAAGGGCTTTCAACGGGCGGGATGGCAATTTTCACACATCTGCCCAGCGCATTTCGCTCGTAACCATTCTGACAATCCAAATATTCCTTAAAGATATTCTCAGAATTTTCAGTTATCATAAACGTTTGTATCCACTCATCATCAATCAAACTCCACGAGGCGCCTTTTGGTATATTGTTATATTCAGCGATGTCAATTTTCGAGCCAGCCTCGTCCAGTAAATAAATTTTTCCTTTTGTTTTTGGCAATTTCAGCTTCGTGTTTTTTATTTTGATCGTTAAAAATTCACCCGGATTTAATTCGATGTTACCAATATTTTCACGAACGCCAGAATCGCCAACCGTCAATTTACAGCCCGTCGTAATGACGGTTTTTTCGCCAGAATTAATAATTTCAATGAATTGCTCATCAATGTTCGATGCGATTTCACTTAGCTTCAGACCTTCACATTTATTCAACTCCTTTGGAGATTCAGATTTGGAATCTGGGGTTTTGCAATTTGGTCGTGAATACGGCACAATTTCCTGATTATCAGAACCTTTACTCGATAAAAAATCAGTGGAATTATTTTTCGAATCAATAATATTTTCACCAATAAAACAGCGCCAAACAATTTTCACACCACCTTTAATTGGTGAGCCTGCAGACTTTGAATTATTTCCCCAGCCAACGGTATCTGCGACCGACCCGTCCGAACGCGACAACACGACCGATCCATCATTTTGAGCCAAACCCAAATTATTATCAAACTTTATGGCGCCCGCCAACATCTTATCGTTCGACAAGACCAAAAATCCGTTCGCCAAGATTACTTCATCCTTGAAAATCTTTCCAACGGTTTTAGTGCCAGATCCAGCGTAATACTCTATTTTCCAACCAGTCAAGTCAACATTCTGATTCGTCGGATTATATATCTCAATGTATTTTTTATCCTGACTAATCTTTGAAATTAATATCGTCGCATTTTCTTCTGTTCTTTCATCTGACTTATCTATTTTTGGTGGCTCAGATTCGGGATTTGGCTCAGACTTTGAAGACTCATTGGCGGCAGGATTTTCGCTCGGACTATTTGTAGACGAATTCTCCGTTGGAGTCTCGGGATTTTCACTTGATTGAGAAGGTGAATTGCTATCGATCTGATCCTTGTCAACAACTGGATCTTTCGCTTCCTCAGCCGATTTAAGACTATTATCAACAGTCTGAACGTCATCAACTTTCGACTCTTGAGTAGCACTTGAAACACCTTCCGCCAAAACCAACGGCGACGGCATTATTAGCGCCGCGGCTAGTATCATAAGTAGTGTGTTGCGCAAATACTTCATGCTCGCTCCTTGCTTATGGTTAATCATCTTTAGTTTATCGTACTTTTTGTCAAATTAAAAATCGCCCCAAAAAAGGAGCGATTCCTTAAAGCGATGATTTTATTCCGCCGTGATATCCGCATTTGTATGAACATTCACAACGTCATCCAAATCGTCCAACGCATCAATCATTTTCATCAATTTCTGTGCAGTTTCCATGTCGGCAATTTCTATCGGCGTGTTAGCAATATATCGCAACTCCGCATCTTTAACCTTCAAGCCTTGTTCAACCAATTTATTCCGCACGCTCGCCAAATCTTTCAACTCTGTATACACGATAATCTCGCCATCTTCCTCGACAGCATCTTCGGCGCCAGCGTCCAAAACCGCCAGCAACAAATCTTCCCCGCTGCCTTTGATAGTGATGACGCCTTTGCGTGTAAATTGGAACATCACACTACCAGCATCAGCAATTCGCCCGCCATTTTTAACCAACGCAGTTTTTACCTCTGGCAATGTTCGATTACGATTATCTGTCGCCGTTTCAATAATAACGCCCACGCCGCCAGGACCATAACCTTCGTAAGCAATTTCTTCCAAAGCCGCCGCACTTTTATCTGCCACTCGATCAATTGCTCGCTGAATGTTTGCACTAGGCATATTTGCGGCCTTAGCTTTTTCAATTGCCATCGCCAAACTTGAGTTCAGCGCTGGGTCTGTGCCGCCACGTGCTGCAATAGCAATTTGATTACCCAATTTCGTAAAAATCGCGCCGCGCTTAGCGTCAACAATCGCTTTTTGTCGGTGAGTTGTAGCCCATTTACTGTGTCCTGACATATTTTCTCCTAAAGTTATTTGCTATTTCAATCTGTTACTATTATACACTACTCCACAATATTTATCTTAGCGAGGTCTAATTTAGTTTGCTTTTTCATCCAAGTCATTGCCAAAATTAGTGCCACATATAAAGCCGCACATTGCCACAAATTGATACTAACTTCCATTTGAGCCCATTCAAATCCAGCCGTCCAATTGGTGACTTGGATCATATAACCAAGTAGCCACGTCGTCGGAATTGCAATCAACGCGCCAATCATCGGCACAAAAACCAGCACGCCCGACATAAATGTCAGCAGCATCGCTAGCGGCACAAACGGCAAAATCAACATATTCGCGATTAACGCCACATTACTAATAACGCCGAAACTCATCATAAGTAGTGGCAATGTCATAATTTGCGCCGACAAAGTCTCAATTAAAATCTGTCGAAACGCGCCCGGCTCTTTATTGCCGAAAAAATAAGAGTGCAGAAGCGGCGCCAACATAATTACACCCGCAAATGAAGCAAAGCTTAATTGCCAGCCCAAATCGCCCCAACCAAATTGCGGATTTATCAATAACGTGATTGCCGCCGACACGGGAAGCAGAACTAGCGGATGAATTATCCGACCATAATACCACGCCGCCAAACTCAGTCCCGCCACCAAACCAGCTCTCGACATACTGGGACTTAATCCAGTTACCGCCATAAAACCAATTATCATGACAGCCGCGCTGAGCATCGCTAAATATTTTGATCGCTTGGCGAATAATCGTCGCGCTAAACGAACTAAAATTGTTAAATTATAGCCGCTCGCCACCACGATATGCGTTAGTCCAGCAATTTTCAAATTGTCACTTAATTCAGTTGGCATAGCACGCCTTAAACCTAGTAAAAATCCCAGCCCCAACGCGGACTCTGACTCTGGAATATGCTCACGGACCCGCCTCGCAAACCAATCACGAACTCCCACCGCCACATCACCCGGAACGGGTCTTTCTGCACTAATAATTTTTGCCCGATATACACTTGCTGAAAAAGCCCCGAATCCCGCCGTCATTTTACCCTTAACCTTCACGATATCACTACGCTTAATTGAATTTTTATCTGGCGTCGTCACCCAAATTTGTCCCGGCAATTTTTCATTATTCATCTGCAAATTGCCCAATCTAAGAACCGTTTGACTATTTTTATCGAGATCAGGATCCTCCAAAACTTGACCCTGGACAATTGCGACTTTTCCGATTAACGAATCATAAACCTCCACGCCTTTTCTGCCAATTTCACCGCGCCAAAGACCAATCAAAACTCCAGAAATAATTGCTAAAATCACAAAAAATCGCCAGCGCCAAATTGCCACGATTACAAAAATAATCAGCCCGACCAATAAAAATAATGGGTTCGTCGCAAACGACCGCGGTATGTAATGGATGGAAATTACGCCAATTGTCAGACCGAGGCACCACACCGCCACCAACCAAGAAATATGCAACTTCTTAAATAGCCAACTATTCATACTTAAAGTATATCTGGATCCGAAGCCATAAAAAAGACTCCGCCAAGGGAGTCGATTTCAAATTTGGAGGGTCCACCGGGGCTTGAACCCGGGACACCCTGCTTAAAAGGCAGGTGCTCTAACCAGCTGAGCTATGGACCCATTCGGAATATCCGCTTTCTTCATCCTAGCACAAACCAACACAAAGGTCAATGCTTAGCGAGTTTATGTCCACCAGTATGTAGTGAAAAAATGTCAATTAGACCGCACACCAGACCAAACGTAGCCATATATCGCCAATTATTCGCGAAAATCTTATACAACTCCAACGCCTGTCCGTCTAGTGATATATATTTTCCCAGAGGAACCACCAATAGCGCTGCTGTCAAAAACGCGATTCCCACCGCCGAGACAATTCTCTCATGTTTTTTCTGATATCTAGGTCCGCTTAGAAGAAGCATAATTAGCGGAACCAACGTTAAGACTAATCCCGAAATTACACCATTTGGCAATAAACCAGTTTCCAACTTCAAGCCGTCCAGCACCCCCGTCAGCCAGCTACCCCACCATTCTGACAGTAAAAATCCCGTCGCCAACGCCAACGCCAATGGACCGAATCTTCGAGATGAAACAAATGCAACCACAAAAACCGTTACTAAAATTACTCCAAATAGAATTATCACGCTCATTTATCCTCCTCCAAATCAAATTTTACCTGTGACCCAACCGTAACGCTCGCCCGCTTAGCAACACCCGCCTTCACCTCCAATACGTACTTCGCGGGAACTGGTGGCGCATATTTTTCATGCGGCTCAGCATCCGGCTTGACATTATGCTTTACATAGACAACGCGCTTTTTATCATTGATCCAAATCATATCGACCGAAAACTTCATATCTTTCATCCACATTTTATGACGATCATTATGGTCAAATACGAACAGCATGGCATAATTCTCATCAATTCCCAGCCTTCCGGACAGACCTTTCTGCTGCGATTCTTCGTCATTAGCAATTTCCGCCTGAAGCATCGTCTTATTAAGGTAAATCATTTCCGTTTTTGGCGAAACCGTTCGAAAAGCATAAAAAATTGCCCCACCAATAACCATCAGCATTCCGCAGATAAATATCCATTTGATGACAGTCTGAGTTACTGTCGAGTGACGAGGCTCGTCCATAAACCTATTATAACAAGTTTATGCTTAAGCGCCGATTTTATCTTTTTTATTGCCACGCTTGGCATTTCGATCGATGTATTCGATTATCTTTCCAGCCACATTTCGGCGAGTAATTTTCTCAATTCCAAATCCTGGACTAGCATTAACTTCCAGCACCAAAGCTCCACGGCTTGATCTCATGAAGTCAACTCCAGCAACCGTTAGCCCCATTGCCTTAGCGGCTTTCACGCACATTTTACGCTCAGAATCTGTCAATTTTATACTGGTTCCTTCGCCGCCCTTGTGTAAATTACTGCGGAAATCATCGTCCAAACTCTGACGCTTCATACTAGCCACCACTTGACTGCCAACCACAAACGCACGAATATCGACACCAGCCGACTCTCTAATAAACTCCTGAAGCAGTACGTTCGTGCCGTCCGAGTTGGTCAAATAAAACGCCTGTAGAACCGACTTGGCAGCCTTTTTAGTTTCCGCCAGAACCACACCATTTCCGTGCGTACCACGCGCCAACTTAATAATCGCCGGCATACCACCAATCTCTTCAATGAGCGAATCAATGTCAGTCGCGTTTCGAGAAAAGACCGTCTTCGGAATCGACACTCCCGCTTTAACTAATAACTGCGTTGAGCGCAATTTGTCCCGCGCCCTGGTAATTGCAATCGAGCGATTCATGAAAAACGCCTTCGGATACATCATCTCCAATTGACGCAAAACTGCCGTTCCGTACTTTGTCATATGGCTCGCGATTCGCGGAATCACCACGTCAAACTCGCCGATCTCCTTACCTTTGTAGATGACCGTCGGGTGCTTTTCGTCAATTGAAACGTAGCAGTTTTTATACTTAATAACTTTAACTTGATGACCGCGCTTTTCAGCCTCTTCTTTCAGGCGAAGCGTCGAATAATTAATGTTGCCGTTGGATAAGATTGCAATTCGCATTACTTTTCTTCACCTTTCTGATGATATTTTTTATAAAATTCGTATGGATTCAATTTTACTTCTTCATTAAGACTAGCAGTTACGGACGGTTTTTTCCTGCGAACATTTTTTCTTGATACGTCCACTAGGAATTTTCCAGAAATTGACCGTCTTCCAATTAACACCGGAAATTCATTCTTTGACCGATCGGATAGATTCATCAGCATTTTAATTTTTCGCCCGCCAAGCTTCACCCAAAAGTGCGTTCGATAACGAATCTGATTTTGACCCATTGCGGAGCGCACGCTGGCTACAGAATAATCAGTTCTCTTAAATACCTTACCATTATAATACGGCGAACCTTTACCAAACAAAGAAAACTTCAACACTCCATCTTTATCAATGCGAATATTGCTCGCCCAAACCGCACTGGAATCGGCGCCCGTATCAATTTTAGCTGGGACTTTTTGCGCTCGCTTGCCAAAATCCACAAACTCAGTTGACCCAATAATGGCTTTTTCTTTCATACGTCAATATTATGGCACAAAATCTACTTTTTTGCAACCTTTTTCTGCTTGCTCCTTTGCCCCCTGGCCACCACAACCACCACTGCCGCAATGATCGATAATCCAGCCAAAATAGCTAATACATAAGTGTATCCCGACAATAGATATATCAAAGCTAATGTCACACATACAGCACCCCAGATCGTAATCAGTCGTTTGTTAAGCACCAACCCCATGACAACCATCAATGAATGCTCTATTAGGAATAATATTTCCATAACACTGTCTCCTGCGAACGCCAGAACGAGAGTTGGCAGACTAAGTGCAGAGAGAGCCAGCACTAGGTGTACTGTCGTAGACTTATGAATATACCCTAACCAACGCCACGACATCACCGCTCCCGAAAGAATTGCCGCTGACCACAAATATGGTATTGTGATAGCGTGAACGGGTAGGGCTAGGTTTTTAATAGTAAATAAAACGCCGCACAAAATCAGGATCACACCTGAATCAAAATATAAAATATTCTTTTTAGGAACACCTTCGAACATCAAGGCTGTACCATTAATTATCCACACTAGCGACGCCAGAATCACTGACACCACAGTAGCGCTAACTGATGTAGCAATAGACAATAAGACTACCGACCA contains the following coding sequences:
- the ruvB gene encoding Holliday junction branch migration DNA helicase RuvB encodes the protein MAIERIVDTSSHDDDSEEQRIEVSLRPQSFAEYVGQERLKRNLRLAIDAAKKRGEPLDHVLLYGPPGLGKTTMATVIANEMGTNLRITSGPAIEKAGDLASILTNLSDGDILFIDEIHRLGRSVEEILYSAMEDFKLDIVIGKGPAARSIRLDLPRFTVIGATTRTGSLAAPLRDRFGHIYRLEFYTPEDIAKIVTRSAKILESSIRSEAADLLSTRARLTPRIANRLLKRVRDYADVNGDGIIDVKTTTSALEMLEVDELGLDPADRNLLQSILENYGDNPVGLTTIAALTGDEATTIEDFYEPYLLQIGFIERTPRGRRVTIKAKRHLGK
- a CDS encoding DUF4352 domain-containing protein produces the protein MMNTSEKKPIFKKVWFWVIIVIIVIGVSSASQQNKATVVNTNNNNATSENKPTEKTTFKVGETIAFDGKEVTVKSIDRNWDSGNQFIKASDGKEYVKANVSIVNKSDSELSFNTFDWKIEDANGAIEGPSGTAFTASDNLGSGDLAVNGKKEGSVIFEVAKDSKIKIHYQPSFWSNKKIIIEP
- the ruvA gene encoding Holliday junction branch migration protein RuvA — translated: MIAHVFGKVAEKFNGSLVIDVHGVGYEVSVATNDFDAVILDQEVKFYTYHHVREQSEELFGFSSLAAKKLFEMLITVQGVGPKAALSILSLGDAEQVRNAIANADSGFVQKATGVGKKTAERVVVDLSDKVGLPTHYGRTETPLQTELNTSDEALEALMALGYTLADATKALENVDVNLPTSQRVTEALKK
- the ruvC gene encoding crossover junction endodeoxyribonuclease RuvC, producing the protein MRIIGIDPGTGILGFGVIDFSRGKFKMVTAGVVTTPAHTPIDERLEDIFDSLTEIIAETNPDVMSIEKLFFARNVTTAISVAEARGVAMLTGRKAGMPIAEYTPLQIKQTLTGYGKADKKQVQEMVRLNLGLKDVPKPDDCADALAAAITHAAMNRV
- a CDS encoding lamin tail domain-containing protein, yielding MKYLRNTLLMILAAALIMPSPLVLAEGVSSATQESKVDDVQTVDNSLKSAEEAKDPVVDKDQIDSNSPSQSSENPETPTENSSTNSPSENPAANESSKSEPNPESEPPKIDKSDERTEENATILISKISQDKKYIEIYNPTNQNVDLTGWKIEYYAGSGTKTVGKIFKDEVILANGFLVLSNDKMLAGAIKFDNNLGLAQNDGSVVLSRSDGSVADTVGWGNNSKSAGSPIKGGVKIVWRCFIGENIIDSKNNSTDFLSSKGSDNQEIVPYSRPNCKTPDSKSESPKELNKCEGLKLSEIASNIDEQFIEIINSGEKTVITTGCKLTVGDSGVRENIGNIELNPGEFLTIKIKNTKLKLPKTKGKIYLLDEAGSKIDIAEYNNIPKGASWSLIDDEWIQTFMITENSENIFKEYLDCQNGYERNALGRCVKIAIPPVESPCPVGQYRHPETLRCRKIEAAKTITPCKDGYYRSEETGRCRSIASVAAKTLKPCPEGQFRNSATGRCKKIASTDDIAKECPEGFERNPQTKRCRKIKSANMPTVGSAATEVKQVAGATWGWWVFGGVSLLVVGYGVWQWRWEISQFVRKIRESIKSANGK
- a CDS encoding YebC/PmpR family DNA-binding transcriptional regulator — protein: MSGHSKWATTHRQKAIVDAKRGAIFTKLGNQIAIAARGGTDPALNSSLAMAIEKAKAANMPSANIQRAIDRVADKSAAALEEIAYEGYGPGGVGVIIETATDNRNRTLPEVKTALVKNGGRIADAGSVMFQFTRKGVITIKGSGEDLLLAVLDAGAEDAVEEDGEIIVYTELKDLASVRNKLVEQGLKVKDAELRYIANTPIEIADMETAQKLMKMIDALDDLDDVVNVHTNADITAE
- a CDS encoding ComEC/Rec2 family competence protein, coding for MNSWLFKKLHISWLVAVWCLGLTIGVISIHYIPRSFATNPLFLLVGLIIFVIVAIWRWRFFVILAIISGVLIGLWRGEIGRKGVEVYDSLIGKVAIVQGQVLEDPDLDKNSQTVLRLGNLQMNNEKLPGQIWVTTPDKNSIKRSDIVKVKGKMTAGFGAFSASVYRAKIISAERPVPGDVAVGVRDWFARRVREHIPESESALGLGFLLGLRRAMPTELSDNLKIAGLTHIVVASGYNLTILVRLARRLFAKRSKYLAMLSAAVMIIGFMAVTGLSPSMSRAGLVAGLSLAAWYYGRIIHPLVLLPVSAAITLLINPQFGWGDLGWQLSFASFAGVIMLAPLLHSYFFGNKEPGAFRQILIETLSAQIMTLPLLMMSFGVISNVALIANMLILPFVPLAMLLTFMSGVLVFVPMIGALIAIPTTWLLGYMIQVTNWTAGFEWAQMEVSINLWQCAALYVALILAMTWMKKQTKLDLAKINIVE
- a CDS encoding DUF192 domain-containing protein, which codes for MDEPRHSTVTQTVIKWIFICGMLMVIGGAIFYAFRTVSPKTEMIYLNKTMLQAEIANDEESQQKGLSGRLGIDENYAMLFVFDHNDRHKMWMKDMKFSVDMIWINDKKRVVYVKHNVKPDAEPHEKYAPPVPAKYVLEVKAGVAKRASVTVGSQVKFDLEEDK
- a CDS encoding RimK family alpha-L-glutamate ligase, coding for MRIAILSNGNINYSTLRLKEEAEKRGHQVKVIKYKNCYVSIDEKHPTVIYKGKEIGEFDVVIPRIASHMTKYGTAVLRQLEMMYPKAFFMNRSIAITRARDKLRSTQLLVKAGVSIPKTVFSRNATDIDSLIEEIGGMPAIIKLARGTHGNGVVLAETKKAAKSVLQAFYLTNSDGTNVLLQEFIRESAGVDIRAFVVGSQVVASMKRQSLDDDFRSNLHKGGEGTSIKLTDSERKMCVKAAKAMGLTVAGVDFMRSSRGALVLEVNASPGFGIEKITRRNVAGKIIEYIDRNAKRGNKKDKIGA
- a CDS encoding ATP-dependent zinc protease family protein, translated to MKEKAIIGSTEFVDFGKRAQKVPAKIDTGADSSAVWASNIRIDKDGVLKFSLFGKGSPYYNGKVFKRTDYSVASVRSAMGQNQIRYRTHFWVKLGGRKIKMLMNLSDRSKNEFPVLIGRRSISGKFLVDVSRKNVRRKKPSVTASLNEEVKLNPYEFYKKYHQKGEEK